DNA from Thiomicrorhabdus sp. Kp2:
TGCGATGTATATCCCTAAAGGCTCTTTGGAAGAACAGTGGGATATTCCAGGAGTCGAAAAAGCCATCGCCGAAGAGTTAGGCGCACAGTTTTCAATTCAAACTTGGTTAGATGAAGATAAAAATCTGTATGAAGAAAAATTGGTTGAACGTATCGTGGCTGAATTGGCTACTTTATACCAAGCCAAAATGGCTGTTGTTGATCCTGCCACACGTCATCATTTCGAAAAAGAAGTATTGTTGAGAACGATTGATAGACAGTGGCGTGAACATTTGTCAGAAATGGATTATTTACGTCGTGGTATTCACTTACGCGGTTATGCACAAAAAGACCCTTTCCAAGAGTACCGTCGTGAATCTTCTGAGATGTTCCACAACTTCTTGCAAGAAGTGACTTTTGAAACGGTTAAGGTACTTTCTTTAGTGCAAATTGAAGGGTCACAAGATGTGGCTGATTTTGATGAGCAAACAGAAAAAGAACGCCCACACAATTTAGATGCGACACATCCATCGGCAGATGGCTTATCTGATGATAATCAAGAGGTTGAAGTTGAGGCGGACTCTACCTTCAAAAGAGAAGCACCAAAAGTAGGACGAAATGATCCATGTCCTTGTGGTTCGGGTAAAAAATATAAACAATGTTGTGGAAAATTAAGTTAATCCACAGTATGCTAAATTGATTTTATAATCTCTCAAAAGCATTATAAAAGCCCACCGTTAGGTGGGTTTTGTTTTTCCCTAATAGATAATAAAGATAAGTAAGGGTTTTAAGGAATTTTTATGAAAATAGATACGCTAGAGTTTCATCCTATTGCGGGTGTGTATTTAGGTTCTTGTGCAGCAAAAATTAAAAAGAATGGTTCAACCGATTTAGTGGTTTTTGAGTTGGCTGAAGGTTCTATTACTGCAGCCACATTTACTCAAAATGCCTTTTGTGCAGCGCCAGTTACATTGGCAAAAAACCATCTAAAAATGGCACAGCCTAGAGCTCTGTTGATAAATGCGGGTAATGCCAATGCTGGAACAGGTGAGCGCGGCCTACAAGATGCTAAACAGACCTGTGAATGGCTTGCGAATGAGTTAGGTTGTGATGCCGAGCAAGTTTTACCTTTTTCAACAGGGGTAATCGGTGAAAACATTCCGATGGAAAAATTTCAAGCGGGAATTCCTTTAGCTTTATCAAATTTATCGATCACAGGTTGGCAGGATGCTTGTAAAGGTATTATGACGACAGATTTAGTACCTAAGTCGGTAAGTAAAGTTGTTGATATTGATGGACATTCAGTGACCATTACGGGCATTTCAAAAGGATCAGGAATGATTCATCCGAATATGGCGACTATGTTAGGTTTTGTGGCAACGGATGCAAAAATCAATCAGGCCTGTTTACAGCAGTGTTTATCGGATGCGGTTAATTTGTCGTTTAACCGAATCACAGTTGACGGTGATACCTCCACAAATGATGCTTGCACATTAACGGCAACTCAACAAGTCGATATGCCAGAAATTAATTCGGTGGAGTCTTCTGCTTACAAAGCATTTGCGACTGAAATTAATCAAGTAATGACCGATTTAGCACAGATGATTGTGCGTGATGGAGAAGGTGCGACTAAGTTTGTAAGTGTTATTGTTGAAGGCGGTGCGTCACAAGCCGAATGTTTGAAGGTTGCACATGCTGTTGCTTTATCACCGTTGGTTAAGACAGCGTTATTTGCCTCAGATCCAAACTGGGGTCGTATTTTAGCGGCAGTGGGTAGAGCGGGTGTTGATTCACTGGATGTGAATGCACTTAAAATCTATTTAGGGGATGTTTGCATTGTCGAAAATGGTGGTCGTGCAATCTCTTACACTGAAGAAGCTGGCAAAGCGGTTATGAATCAAACAGATATTGATATTTTGATTCAGTTAAATCGTGGTGATGCTTCTGAGACGGTTTGGACAACCGACTTTTCATATGATTATGTGAAAATTAATGCTGAGTATCGTTCTTAATGACAAGTGACCAGTTATAGCCATTTAGTTTGATTATTGGTTATTTCAAGCAAAAGCCCCAAATAAGAAGCTCTTATTTGGGGTTTTTTATGAGGTACTATTTATTAGATCGGTTTTGTTGAATCACTTTTTTAAGTAACGATTTCACTTAGCGCTTTACATAAAGCTTGGTTTTCATCATTGTTACCAATCGTGATGCGTAAGTACTCATTGATACGAGGTTTATTGAAGTAGCGCACAATAATCGATTTTTCACGCAGTTTAGCGGCAATCTCTTCGGCATTGAAGTTTTTATGACTGGCGAAGACAAAGTTTGCCTTAGAGGGGATTACCTCAAACCCGAGTTTTTGTAGATGAGAAACCAGTTCTTCACGCGTTTCAATGATTGCTTTGCAACTATTCTGAAAGGCGCTCTCATCGTCAAACGAAGCAACAGCTCCATAGATTGCCATACGATCTAAAGGGTAGGAGTTAAAGCTGTTTTTAACACGCTCTAACCCTTCAATAAGGTCGGGATGACCCACCGCAAAACCGACGCGTAAACCAGCTAGAGAACGAGATTTAGATAAGGTTTGTGTTACCAATAAGTTTGGATATTGGTTTACTAAGGTAATCGCACTTTGACCACCAAAATCGATATAAGCTTCATCAATAACGACCACTTGGTTAGGGTGATTTATAAGCAACTCTTCAATTTGGGTTAGTTCTAAAAGACGGCCTGTGGGCGCATTTGGATTGGGAAAGATAATTGCCCCACACTCTTGCTGATAGTGATTAATATCTATCGCAAAATCGTCTGTTAAAGGGATTTCTTTAAAATCAATACCATATAAACCACAATATACAGGGTAAAAGCTGTATGTGATGTCAGGAAATAGTAAGGGTTTGTCGTGTTTTAAAAGCGCTTGAAAGGCGTGCGCCAGAACTTCGTCAGAGCCGTTACCCACAAAGACCTGATTCGCCTGTAAACCATGATATTTAGCAATACGTTGTTTTAATAGATCCGCATTTGGGTCAGGGTAGAGTTTTAGCTTATCATCGGCAACTTCTCTAATGACTTGTAAAACACGATCAGAAGGTGGGTATGGATTCTCATTGGTATTAAGCTTGATTAAGTTGCTCACCTTTGGCTGTTCACCTGGAACGTAAGGGGTTAAGTTGTGAACTAACGAACTCCAAAATTGACTCATGGGATAGACTCTTAAAATTAAAAACGGTTTACTATGATATAAGGTGATTTTATTTCAAAGTATTTTACCTTAAAGTTACCAGGCCTGGTAATTTAGCCTGTAAGAAATCTTAATATTCACTCTTTAGAGTTTTAGAGTTTCTATTGTCATAAATAAGGAAGAGAGTAAGCGTGTTAGAAACCAAAAATAAAATAAATTCTTATATTGATATTGCTGTGGGTGTGCTTAAACAAGACGATAAGGTTTGTCTAAGTTTGAGACAAAAACATCAAAGTCATGCCAATCATTGGGAGTTTCCTGGTGGAAAGGTTGAAGAGGGTGAAAGTATAATTGAAGCTTTACAGCGAGAATTTTTTGAAGAGTTGGCTATTCAAACAAAGGGTTGGCAAAAACTCATTGAAATTCCCTGGCATTACGAAAAGGTTTCAGTACGTTTGCATGTTTATCAAACTGAGCAATTTAGGGGTAAACCAACAGGTAATGAAGGGCAAAGAGTTGAATGGTTTGCTGTAAATGAGCTTTCAAATTTGGAGTTTCCTAAAGCCAATAAAGGGATTGTTACGGCTTTACAATTGTCAGACAGCTATATGATTACAGGTCAGTTTGTGAATGCTCAAGAGGCGTTACAAAAGCTGACTAATGCCTTGGATAGCGGGGTTCGTTTTTGTCAGTTGAGAGCTAAAGGGTTATCTGAAGAGGCTTTTTTAGAGATTGCAAAACCCGCCATTAAACAGTGCCAGCACTATGGTGCTAAAATTTTATTGAATGGTAAAGTGACGCTATTAGAGACCTTTCCAGATGCCGATGGCATTCAGCTGGCTTCCAATGAAATTGATGCGTTTAATGAACGCCCCATAGCAAAAGACAAAATACTGGGGGTTTCAACTCACACGGATAACGATATTTCTCAAGCTTTAAAGTTGGATGCCGATTTTATTTTACTGTCGCCAGTGAAAGAGACTACTTCTCACCCAGAAGTGCCAGGAATTGGCTGGTCAAATTTTGCAGATAAAGTAAAGGATATTCCAATCCCTGTTTTTGCTCTGGGTGGTATGAAGCCAGAAGATATTGACGTTGCTAAACAAAATGGTGGACAAGGAATTGCAGCGATTTCTGGTTTTTGGCCAAGCTGATTGTTTGGCTGTGTTTGATTTTTGTTTTTAAGTTTCTGTTGAAAATGGTTCAAGCTTGGAAAGAACGCTCTGTTCTAATGTTTCAAGCGAGCCACTATTATCAATAATAGAGTCAGCGTATTGCAGTCTCTCTTGTCTAGTGGCTTGTTGTGCAATAATCTTTTCGATTAATGCGCGGTCATTGCCATCTCTTTGTACAGCGCGTTGTATTTGTTGTTCAATAGAGCAATCAACCACCCAAATTTCATCTATATAACCAGGCCTGGTAGTTTGTTTTTTGATGGATTCAATTAAAAGCGGGATGGCAACAACGATATGTGTTGGTTTGGCTTTCCTATACTCGGTAATTTTTTGAAGCGTTTTCTCTAGAATAAGTGGGTGGAGAATCGATTCTAACGCTTGTTTTGCGCTTGCTTCATTGAAGATGATTTTTCTTAGAAGTGCTCGGTTAAGTGTACCATCCGTATTGAGGCATTTTTCGCCAAAACACTCCACAACCTGTTGGAGTCCTTTGGAATGCGGCTCTACAACTTCGCGGGATAGTTGATCGGTATCGATTATAGGGATATTGTGCTTTTCTAATAGCGCTGTAACGGTGCTTTTTCCTGCGCCAATACCACCTGTAAGTCCAATCACTTTAGTCATATTCGTTGTTATTCACTATGGTTTATCTAGCTGTTTGTGTAAGTTCGTTGTAGATTGACTATCCCACTTACATTGAAATGGGTTTCTGAGCAATGGCGGATGGTTTTCCGAGTAAGTACCCTTGAATGTGTGTGGCACCAGCATCAGCCGCTTTTTGTAACATCTCTTGGTCTTCAATGCCTTCCATAATTAAATCGTAGCCAGAGTTTATAATCATCTCAGCCGTAGTTTCAATAATATTACGTGTTTTGATATCGGGGCTTAACAGAGCTTGGGTCATTGTCATATCAAACTTAATAATATCAACGGGCATATGTGCTAAATAACGGATAGATGAGTAACCACTGCCAAAATCATCGAGGGCAATTAAAAATCCATCGGCACGTAAATTATTAAGTACTTTTTGAGCATATTCCATATGGTCAATTAAGCTGTTTTCAGTAATCTCTAGAACTATTTTGTAGTCTTTCAAAAAAGGTTTAATAGATTTAAACAGTTTTGGAAAGCTGGGTTGCAGCAGGGTTTTGCCTGAGATATTAATAGAGAGTCCTGTTCCTGTTGGAATCTCACCTCGTTTAAAGGCGCCATGAATTTGTTTAATCACTTGATTATCAAGTTCAAATTCTAATCTGCGGCGGTCAACAACAGAAAAGATATCATTGGGAACAATAAGTTGATCATCTTGTTTGATGCGAATAAGGGATTCATAGTAAATAGATTGATCAAGCAACGACTGAATAGGTTGATAATGCATTTGAATCCCTTTTCCTGTATGAATCGCTTCAACAATGGTGTTCACAAGGCTGTTGGAAACAAGAGAGAGAGATTCATTTTCAAAGCTAGAGTGATAACATTGAATTTTTTCATTTAGGGACTGCTTAGCCTTATACATTGCCATGTCAGCTTGTTTGGGTAATAAACTAATATCATTACTTAAATCTTCTAAGGTACTGCTTACACCAACGCTAAAGCTTAAATGTTCTTTAATACCAATGCTGGGAAAAGGCGCTTGCTCCAAAGAAACTAGGCAAGCTTGAGCAATCATCATAGTTTCTTCGTGGGTTTTATTTTGCAATAGCACCGCAAACTCATCTCCACCAATACGATAAACAGGGCAGTCGATAGGTAGTGTTTGCTGAATGGTGATGGCTGAGAGCTTAATGACCTCATCCCCAACTTCATGACCATAGGTATCATTTAACGCTTTAAAAAAGTCACAATCAAAGAGCATGAACGTGATGGGGCTGGGGTTTTGAATATATTCATAAACCACTTCATTCCATGCTTCATCAAAAGCACGACGGTTATAGATGTTAGTTAACACATCTCTACGCGCCTGTTCCCAAACGGTTTGGTTTTGACGGTCTAGTTCATTTTGAGTATTTTGTAAATCTCTATGATAATCGTGAATGGTGTTTTTTAATTCTTCGAATTCTTTTAAAAAAAACATCTCTTTGGGGAGTGGATGAATTTTTTTAGGTTGGTTTTTTAAACGCTGTAGGTACTCCGAGATAACATACAAGGGTTTATAGATTGTTAAATTAAACAGGAATGTTATCAATAAACTAATAATAATCATTAGCACAATGAGTTCGATAATAAAGTCCTGAATCAGTTGCCATAAGTAGTCACTGACAGGGTTAGAAGTGGGCTGATAAGAGAGGTGTGTCATAATCTCATCAAAAGGAAACTCTCCTGTTCCATTAACACGAAGTGAAGATTTATCGACGCTGTAAAATGTATTTTGGCTCAATAGAAAGGGTAGAAATTCGATTGAAATTCCTACATAGCCAATAACCTCTTCCGAGCCTCTTAATTTGACTTCCTGGAAAAAGTTTAGATACATTTCTAAATTGTTTTTCAGGATGACTTTCGGCTCTGTATCCGTTAATTTTTCGGGTAATAAAAATTGTAATTGTGTATTTGGAGATGCGGGCATAAGCAGTTCTGAATTGGATTTATAGAGCTCTAGTGAATTATAGTAGGGTTTGAAATAACCGCTCTCTTTAAGACGTTCGTCATGCCAAAAGAAGTAATAACTAGGGTCGTTGAACTGCTGGTGAACCTCATCCCATTCGGTAATAGCATTGGCTTGTTTTTTAATGTTATTTAAAGCGTTATAGATAGCCTTCTCAAGCTCATGCTCGGCTTCGAGTTTTGATTGTTTTTGCACGGTTTCTCGAATCTTTTCACCTTCTCGGTAGAGGGTTAAATCAACAAAAAGTAGAACTAATGCAGAAATAATAAGGAAGAATGCAAAGTAAAAACGAATGGACTTTATGAGAGATTTAGGGGGGTTCAAGAATTTATCATCCTATTTACTAGAGATTTCTTTAACGATTTCAACTAGACGGTCTTGTAAATCAAATTCATGTTCACTTGAAAAAAAGTGGTTGGCGCCATCCACAATAATTAAGTTCGTACCTGTATGTTTAATTTCATCAAGCCAGTTTTTACCAACACTTAAATAGCGTTTGTCGGCACTACCCATAATGGTATAACTTGGAATTTGTAATCTATTTAAGCTATTTAGAACGTATTCTCTGTCAAGTTTCATATAGGAAAGATAGCTTTCTGTGGTGGCAAAATAGTTGTTTTTGCAAAATAAAAAACTGTATTTATTGGGACGGTTTTGGTTTTTACTGAGCAAATCTTTCGCTAAAACGATTTCATTTTCTAGCGTGCCGAGCTCTTTACCCTTTAAATAAAATAAACTCGTAAATACCGCCCCTGTAATGTTTGTCTGCGGTTTAGTGTTGAGATACTCTAGAAGTTCTTGGCTGCCACTGGAATGCCCAACTAATATAATTTTTTGATGTCCTTGACTCATTAACCAATCAACCCAGGACTGAATTTCATCCACATCGGTTTCTAGTGTGTGTGTATGGATTGAGTTACATTTAATGGAGTTTTGTCGTTTGTTAATACCTAGAGTCAGGGTTGGCGCAAGAGTAGTAAAGCCTTCATCTTGAAGTGATTTACTCATTGCTACAACCGTATGAAACTTGTTCGTTGTTAAAAAACCGTGAATGATAAGAACGGCAGGTTTTGTTGTTTCACCTTTAAAGTAGTCTGCCTCGGCATGGATTTCTGAATTATTCAGTTTATGACTAACGGTTGCAGCCTGACTCTCTATGGCAAAAGAGAGAAGAATAGTGATAAAGATGAGCGGTATCAAAATTGAGCGTTTAGTGTTTACACTATCCATAATATTTTAGATTTTAACCATTGTATTCGTTCAGGAATGAAAGTAATAAGTTGTTATTATAATTTATTGCACCAATGGTTGCTAATAAGCAAAACACCCAGTTAGCATAAGGTTAGCAAATAATGACTAAGAGTCAAACGAAAATTAAATACATAAACCGTTAGACGGTGCTGTTTCACATAGTGAATGTATATTAAATTTTGAATTATTAATTTGTTTTATTTCTTGGTCGTTAAAGATGTATCGCAGCCCTCAAACTTTGGCGCATTTGCTACAAAAACGTTAGAATGTTGGCTATTTAATTAGTAATACAAAATACGAGAGTTCTTTATGTGTGGGATTTGTGGTGAAATTTATTGGGATGGACAGCGAGCTTCTGAAAAAACGCTTACACCTATGTTAGATGCCATGCAAAAACGTGGGCCAGATGATGAAGGCGTTTGGTTAAATGGTCATGTGGGACTGGGTCATCGACGTTTAGCGATTATTGATCTCTCATCTGCGGGGCATCAACCGATGCAAGATGATGCATTAACCTTAGTGTTTAATGGTTGTATTTATAATTATGAGTCATTAAAGGTTGAGCTTGAAGAACTTGGACAGACATTTGTCTCTCATTCCGATACCGAGGTTATTCTCAAAGCCTATCGCCAATGGGGAATGGATTGCGTTTCACGATTTGAAGGTATGTTTGCGTTTGCCATTTGGGATGATGAGCAACATCAACTGTTATTAGCGCGAGATCGAATGGGGATTAAACCGCTTTATTATGCTCCTGTTGAAGGTGGGGTAAGGTTCGCTTCGAATACTCAAGCTTTGTTAGAAACCGACGGCATTAATACTGACATTGATCCAGTTGGTCTTCACCATCAATTGACTTTACATGCCGTTATTCCTGCACCTCACACTATTTTAAAAGGCATTAAAAAATTAGAACCTGGTCACTGGTTAATTGTGAACCCTGATGGACAAATGTATAAAAAATGTTTTTGGCATTTAGAGGCAAAACGTCCTAAAACGCTCAATGGGTTACCTGCACCTAAAACCGAAAAAGAGTGGATCGATGCTGTTCATGCTTCGTTAAAAGAAGCGGTTCATAAGCGGTTAACGGCCTCTGATGTGCCTGTGGGGGTTTTACTGTCTGGTGGTTTAGATTCCAGCTTGCTGGTGGCGATGTTAGCGGAAGCGGGGGTTGAAAAGGTTAAAACCTTTTCAATCGGTTTTGAAGATGCCCCAGAAGAGAAGGGAAATGAGTTTGAATTTTCTGACTTAGTGGTTAAGCGTTATAAAACTGATCATAAAAAATATTTAATTTCTAACGAGGAGGTTTTACCTCGGTTGCATGAAGCAATTGAAGCAATGTCAGAACCTATGGTTGGACAAGATGCGGTTGCGTTTTATCTACTCTCTGAACAGGTCTCAAAGGATGTCAAAGTGGTGATGTCTGGTCAGGGGGCTGATGAGGTGTTTGGCGGGTATTTCTGGTATGCCAAAATGGCTGAAGCGGCTACAAATAAGGATCTAACCAACCCAAAACAAGCTGTTGCCTCCTTTGCACCTCACTATTTTGACCGTTCGCATCAAGAGTGGTTGGAGGTTGTTAATCCTAAATACCATATTCATGATGTGACTTCAGACTATGTTGGTGACCGACTGACTGAAGAGGGAGCAGACACCTTTTTAGACCAAGTTTTACGTTTTGATGTCACAACGTTAATTGTAGATGACCCCGTAAAACGGGTTGATAACATGACGATGGCTTGGGGATTAGAGGCTCGAGTTCCTTTTCTAGATCATAAATTGGTTGAAGTAGCGATGGCGGCTCCTGATGAGTTAAAGCTCAAAAACGATGGAAAGTATATTCTTAAACAAATTGGGCGAGGTC
Protein-coding regions in this window:
- a CDS encoding bifunctional diguanylate cyclase/phosphodiesterase, encoding MNPPKSLIKSIRFYFAFFLIISALVLLFVDLTLYREGEKIRETVQKQSKLEAEHELEKAIYNALNNIKKQANAITEWDEVHQQFNDPSYYFFWHDERLKESGYFKPYYNSLELYKSNSELLMPASPNTQLQFLLPEKLTDTEPKVILKNNLEMYLNFFQEVKLRGSEEVIGYVGISIEFLPFLLSQNTFYSVDKSSLRVNGTGEFPFDEIMTHLSYQPTSNPVSDYLWQLIQDFIIELIVLMIIISLLITFLFNLTIYKPLYVISEYLQRLKNQPKKIHPLPKEMFFLKEFEELKNTIHDYHRDLQNTQNELDRQNQTVWEQARRDVLTNIYNRRAFDEAWNEVVYEYIQNPSPITFMLFDCDFFKALNDTYGHEVGDEVIKLSAITIQQTLPIDCPVYRIGGDEFAVLLQNKTHEETMMIAQACLVSLEQAPFPSIGIKEHLSFSVGVSSTLEDLSNDISLLPKQADMAMYKAKQSLNEKIQCYHSSFENESLSLVSNSLVNTIVEAIHTGKGIQMHYQPIQSLLDQSIYYESLIRIKQDDQLIVPNDIFSVVDRRRLEFELDNQVIKQIHGAFKRGEIPTGTGLSINISGKTLLQPSFPKLFKSIKPFLKDYKIVLEITENSLIDHMEYAQKVLNNLRADGFLIALDDFGSGYSSIRYLAHMPVDIIKFDMTMTQALLSPDIKTRNIIETTAEMIINSGYDLIMEGIEDQEMLQKAADAGATHIQGYLLGKPSAIAQKPISM
- the argJ gene encoding bifunctional glutamate N-acetyltransferase/amino-acid acetyltransferase ArgJ, giving the protein MKIDTLEFHPIAGVYLGSCAAKIKKNGSTDLVVFELAEGSITAATFTQNAFCAAPVTLAKNHLKMAQPRALLINAGNANAGTGERGLQDAKQTCEWLANELGCDAEQVLPFSTGVIGENIPMEKFQAGIPLALSNLSITGWQDACKGIMTTDLVPKSVSKVVDIDGHSVTITGISKGSGMIHPNMATMLGFVATDAKINQACLQQCLSDAVNLSFNRITVDGDTSTNDACTLTATQQVDMPEINSVESSAYKAFATEINQVMTDLAQMIVRDGEGATKFVSVIVEGGASQAECLKVAHAVALSPLVKTALFASDPNWGRILAAVGRAGVDSLDVNALKIYLGDVCIVENGGRAISYTEEAGKAVMNQTDIDILIQLNRGDASETVWTTDFSYDYVKINAEYRS
- a CDS encoding alpha/beta hydrolase gives rise to the protein MDSVNTKRSILIPLIFITILLSFAIESQAATVSHKLNNSEIHAEADYFKGETTKPAVLIIHGFLTTNKFHTVVAMSKSLQDEGFTTLAPTLTLGINKRQNSIKCNSIHTHTLETDVDEIQSWVDWLMSQGHQKIILVGHSSGSQELLEYLNTKPQTNITGAVFTSLFYLKGKELGTLENEIVLAKDLLSKNQNRPNKYSFLFCKNNYFATTESYLSYMKLDREYVLNSLNRLQIPSYTIMGSADKRYLSVGKNWLDEIKHTGTNLIIVDGANHFFSSEHEFDLQDRLVEIVKEISSK
- a CDS encoding Nudix family hydrolase; translation: MLETKNKINSYIDIAVGVLKQDDKVCLSLRQKHQSHANHWEFPGGKVEEGESIIEALQREFFEELAIQTKGWQKLIEIPWHYEKVSVRLHVYQTEQFRGKPTGNEGQRVEWFAVNELSNLEFPKANKGIVTALQLSDSYMITGQFVNAQEALQKLTNALDSGVRFCQLRAKGLSEEAFLEIAKPAIKQCQHYGAKILLNGKVTLLETFPDADGIQLASNEIDAFNERPIAKDKILGVSTHTDNDISQALKLDADFILLSPVKETTSHPEVPGIGWSNFADKVKDIPIPVFALGGMKPEDIDVAKQNGGQGIAAISGFWPS
- a CDS encoding N-acetylglutaminylglutamine amidotransferase, which gives rise to MCGICGEIYWDGQRASEKTLTPMLDAMQKRGPDDEGVWLNGHVGLGHRRLAIIDLSSAGHQPMQDDALTLVFNGCIYNYESLKVELEELGQTFVSHSDTEVILKAYRQWGMDCVSRFEGMFAFAIWDDEQHQLLLARDRMGIKPLYYAPVEGGVRFASNTQALLETDGINTDIDPVGLHHQLTLHAVIPAPHTILKGIKKLEPGHWLIVNPDGQMYKKCFWHLEAKRPKTLNGLPAPKTEKEWIDAVHASLKEAVHKRLTASDVPVGVLLSGGLDSSLLVAMLAEAGVEKVKTFSIGFEDAPEEKGNEFEFSDLVVKRYKTDHKKYLISNEEVLPRLHEAIEAMSEPMVGQDAVAFYLLSEQVSKDVKVVMSGQGADEVFGGYFWYAKMAEAATNKDLTNPKQAVASFAPHYFDRSHQEWLEVVNPKYHIHDVTSDYVGDRLTEEGADTFLDQVLRFDVTTLIVDDPVKRVDNMTMAWGLEARVPFLDHKLVEVAMAAPDELKLKNDGKYILKQIGRGLVPDEIIDRPKVAFPMPALKYVRGDFFEYMKALLTSPQAKARGIFNQQKLAELLANPEAENAFTAIQGSKLWHAALLEFWLQKHVDKTI
- the coaE gene encoding dephospho-CoA kinase (Dephospho-CoA kinase (CoaE) performs the final step in coenzyme A biosynthesis.), which encodes MTKVIGLTGGIGAGKSTVTALLEKHNIPIIDTDQLSREVVEPHSKGLQQVVECFGEKCLNTDGTLNRALLRKIIFNEASAKQALESILHPLILEKTLQKITEYRKAKPTHIVVAIPLLIESIKKQTTRPGYIDEIWVVDCSIEQQIQRAVQRDGNDRALIEKIIAQQATRQERLQYADSIIDNSGSLETLEQSVLSKLEPFSTET
- the hisC gene encoding histidinol-phosphate transaminase, giving the protein MSQFWSSLVHNLTPYVPGEQPKVSNLIKLNTNENPYPPSDRVLQVIREVADDKLKLYPDPNADLLKQRIAKYHGLQANQVFVGNGSDEVLAHAFQALLKHDKPLLFPDITYSFYPVYCGLYGIDFKEIPLTDDFAIDINHYQQECGAIIFPNPNAPTGRLLELTQIEELLINHPNQVVVIDEAYIDFGGQSAITLVNQYPNLLVTQTLSKSRSLAGLRVGFAVGHPDLIEGLERVKNSFNSYPLDRMAIYGAVASFDDESAFQNSCKAIIETREELVSHLQKLGFEVIPSKANFVFASHKNFNAEEIAAKLREKSIIVRYFNKPRINEYLRITIGNNDENQALCKALSEIVT